The sequence GTTAATGGGATTGCTCTGGTTTTATCGTTCTTGGAGTTGATGCATCTTTCAGAAGTACTATTGCTGGAACCAAAATCCCACCTTGAAATTACTCCATAATCTTGATCTTTCTTGGTTATGTGGGCTTCTTGTTTCCTGCTAATTTCGATTAATGGACTTTTTGCATCGCAACATGGCTGTTTGTAAGGAATAAGTTTTCCACAGAAGATGATGTTCTCCCGCGGGACTCCGGCCGGTGACGGTGGAGAAGGGTTGAAGTATTCTTGGCTAAAGAACTCGAAGAAATCGTCTTCGGAGGAGGAGAAGGATGTTGATTCTTGGGAGGACAAATCTTCATCGCTATACAATGGAAGATCACACAAAGAAAGTGTTTCCTCCTCTTCTTCTTGATCATGTGTGTGATGAATGTTTTCAAAGTGAAGTGTCTCCATGGGAGCAATTAATTTGGTTTCAACTTTTCAACACCTATGAAATTATGGGGAATTATTGATGTTTATATAGTGTAGCGAATTtcatatgtaatttttttttaatttttcttttagaAACACAAAAGAATAATTAAAGTTTTAAAAGAAAAAGGTAAACAAAAGGTACAATGATGGTCTTATTGTTGCgtatttatccttctttatttACGATTTTTGGCCTTTTCTAATAGCCGTGTGTGAAAAGTATAAAGTAATGTTAAATTCTCCTTTTAATATCTAGATGGTTTGGGGTGACATTTGCTAAAGTATAGCTAAAACATGTTATTTTGTACTTCTAGAGGCTATTAGGCTAGACTTTGAAACAAAACAGGTCATAATTGGACTCGTTACTAGCATAGTCTTCACATTGATGATAGAACACAAATATTTGAACTCAACGGTTGTGAAttgtagaatttttttttaaaatataagacATGAGGTAAAttgtttatgatttatttattaaatgcaTTCCATATTCCTCATGATCATTGGATCGACTTACTTTAATACTTGGACATTGTTtgatttgatgtattattaatctatgtataacttatcaattaatttcgccttattttcgtcatattatttatctatttattaattaataattttacatcaattaaattaaataaattataatctatccatcaaatcaaataatgtattaactatttttttcttatttatttttaatttacattatattgcttgtctatggattacttatcctatcactcaaaccaaacggtcaTCTAACAAACCGATATATacgttatgaatttttggagtttgaaCTTGTTATTTTAAGTCCACTGTAATTTTCACACATAATACATAAAAGTCATAAATCAATCGTGTTATTTGATCATGATGCTAGGAATTAGCAAAATTTTCACGGACTAAAATTGGTAAAAAAGAAAGACATATTTATCTTTATATTGGTAAAAATATGTATGATTCCTAAACGTAGgaagatatttttaaaatcaaactgaaattatttattagaatttAAAAATTACCGTGATTACTTTTTTAAAACCCTTGATAAACTCTAGAAAAGATTTGTCCTTATCGTGTGGGTCAGGTGATATTGTTCTAGAATTGGGCCCTACTTCGTCACCCTTGAAACACTTTGATATTAGTGGGCCGGCGGCCTGCATCACCGGACTCTGACTTTCGGGAAAAGAAATAGGAAAAGCTTAACAATAGGTTAGtgctaaattaaataaatatatttttaaactttATGAACTAATGCTACTAAAAATCATGTAACTAAAATTCGTGAAATCACataaatgaaaatcaaaatttgttacaaaatataaataatagatTACAGTAAGTCAGTAAGGTATAAATTGGAACTgaataaattgatttttttttatatttacattttgacctgcaatttttttttaaaatgaggatattataaaatatttttaaaaaattaaaattatttgaaactCCGACtgtcaccaaaaaaaaaaaaaaattctagccTTGGGTAAGAGAAAAGAAACAGCAGGAAAACGAAGTCCTTATAATTCATTAAATTATTAGGCATCTTTGGACGTGTTAGGCAAGTGGTATCCaaacattttatttcatttttctcgagTCTATATTGTACAAAAAAAGCATATCCAATATTTAATACATAGTGATTTGGCCATTTATTTCGGTCATTCCTGATAATTTATAGCTTGAGtcgaattttaaaaaatgagatAAATTAATTTTCGCAAAAAAGGAAACATTAAAAATCACGActtcaaaataatatattttttggtCATATGGTCTCATCACGaaataaaaactattttttaatgTGATGTCCAAgttggcagagcaggtgaacgATTGACTAGAAGTCAAAAGTTCGATTTTTTTATCAACATTATTACATTAGTTCGATGACTTATCCAATACGCATCGAAAGATAGTAGCTGATTAAATTCGTGTTCCCACGtctacaaaagaataaaaactaTTAGtaaaaatttgtaattaaagTCGCATAAAACTAGGTTATAAATAGTTGGTCTTGCATAAAAacgtgaaaaaaaaattataactgaTGCTCGCATAAATATTCATAATAGTTATTCACgatcaaaaattatatatataaataaaataaaataaaaaataggtcATAAATAAATTAACAGATGCTTTAATTTAGTTTAGACCCGATTCGAACTTTGCGTGTCTCAGGCGCTGCATTCTGTATGTTGAGATTGGAGGTTCTGTACTATGTTGAAAATAGAGATTTGTATTGTcggtaaagaaaaaaaaaattaatgggaAGGATTAAGAATGATAATTAGAATTATtaagaataaaatattatttaatttattaaataaggATAAATACGTATATCACATAATTTAAAAAAGAGAAGGTCATATATCAAATTTGTAATCACACGAAGGTCATTTACTTAAATAATCCCTAAAAGAAAAGGAATATATTTGGGTCATTGATGAGAAACCAATACAGGCTATTAATAGAGCATCAATATTCGCGTGAAAATCTTTAACCTactcaaaaatataatatagtaACAATTAAAATAGTAGAAAAATTCAAGAACACATAACACGttaaataaaaatgaataatattttaaacctcaatatttataaaaataaagtatGAAAACCCGAGATGAAGCATATGTGCCAGAATTCAAACATAggacttaaaaataactttaattCTACACACGATATTTTATAAGAATAATAAATGCAATTTGCCCGAATATTTCTTGATGATATTGTTTT comes from Henckelia pumila isolate YLH828 chromosome 4, ASM3356847v2, whole genome shotgun sequence and encodes:
- the LOC140866729 gene encoding uncharacterized protein, giving the protein METLHFENIHHTHDQEEEEETLSLCDLPLYSDEDLSSQESTSFSSSEDDFFEFFSQEYFNPSPPSPAGVPRENIIFCGKLIPYKQPCCDAKSPLIEISRKQEAHITKKDQDYGVISRWDFGSSNSTSERCINSKNDKTRAIPLTPVQKTVKNRHVSNPLRRSPKKVKGCDFPVQKFPVMASSPSGKAKWYLFFFGTSRLSKELDGMNSTRRSRRQCPPPAFRVRSCDDKDRGWPMGGLIGALSCGGHLQADTMVAASIGRPALK